One Tomitella gaofuii DNA segment encodes these proteins:
- a CDS encoding TetR/AcrR family transcriptional regulator → MLSIRNGASGVTAGRRPAAAADIARAHEPALDPAPAPGPDTHPVDDAILDSTARAVVDLGVDRLTVAEVARRAGVSRPTVYRRWSGMEEVLAALLTREILRIADDRPALARDRADLVDHVVDITWRLADHTVLHAVLHQSPEVFRTYVLTRLGTSQRALIDVLTTHIARLQQQGEVRAGDPAQLATMVLLMAQSAMQSAGIVAPILDTHALSDELAHALNGYLAP, encoded by the coding sequence ATGTTGTCAATCCGTAACGGCGCTTCGGGGGTCACGGCCGGGCGGAGGCCCGCGGCCGCGGCCGACATCGCCCGCGCGCACGAACCGGCGCTCGATCCGGCGCCGGCGCCCGGCCCGGACACCCACCCGGTGGACGACGCCATCCTCGACAGCACCGCGCGCGCGGTGGTGGACCTGGGCGTGGACCGCCTCACGGTGGCGGAGGTGGCGCGGCGCGCGGGGGTCAGCCGTCCCACCGTGTACCGCCGCTGGTCGGGCATGGAAGAAGTCCTGGCAGCGCTGCTCACCCGGGAGATCCTGCGCATCGCCGACGACCGGCCCGCCCTCGCCCGCGACCGCGCCGACCTGGTCGATCACGTCGTGGACATCACCTGGAGGCTGGCAGATCACACCGTGCTGCACGCCGTGCTGCACCAGAGCCCCGAGGTCTTCCGCACCTACGTCCTGACCCGGTTGGGCACCAGCCAGCGCGCCCTGATCGACGTACTCACCACGCACATCGCCCGCTTGCAGCAACAGGGCGAGGTGCGCGCGGGAGACCCCGCACAGCTCGCGACCATGGTCCTGCTCATGGCGCAGTCGGCGATGCAGTCCGCCGGGATCGTCGCGCCCATCCTCGATACCCATGCCCTGTCCGACGAGCTCGCCCACGCACTGAACGGATACCTCGCACCATGA
- a CDS encoding glycerol-3-phosphate dehydrogenase/oxidase: protein MSTAHPASSLNAARRATELQSLADGGVVDLLVIGGGITGAGVALDAAARGLDVALVEAHDLAFGTSRWSSKLVHGGLRYLASGNVGIARRSAVERGILMTRTAPHLTRTLPQLVPLLPSMGAAQRYLTRAGFLAGDALRAAARTPASVLPRSRKVDARTAIALSPTVARTGLAGGYVNHDGQLVDDARLVVAVARTAAENGARILTRVRASTVTGSGATLTDTLTGESFEMRARAVVNAAGVWAGEVDPSISLRPSRGTHLVLDSATFGHPTASLTVPIPGETNRFVFVLPQQLGRVYVGLTDEDAPGPIPDEPQPSPQEVDFLLDTVNTALDAPLTRDDVLGAYAGLRPLIDSGEGRTSDLSREHAVLESPEGVLSVVGGKLTEYRYMAEDTVDRVIAQRDVDGGPCRTRDLALVGAPMHPATGTTSPDPSAPAGPQSLRERFGDEAPEVLESATCTDPAGPIVEGIDVTRAEVEFALTCEGALDAADVLDRRTRIGLVAADRERALVAVQGFF, encoded by the coding sequence ATGAGCACCGCGCACCCCGCATCCTCACTCAACGCCGCACGCCGCGCCACGGAGCTGCAGTCCCTGGCGGACGGCGGCGTCGTCGACCTGCTCGTCATCGGCGGCGGCATCACGGGTGCGGGTGTCGCGCTCGACGCGGCGGCGCGCGGACTCGACGTCGCATTGGTCGAGGCCCACGACCTGGCCTTCGGCACCAGCCGCTGGAGCTCCAAGCTTGTGCACGGAGGACTGCGGTACCTCGCCTCCGGCAACGTGGGCATCGCCCGACGTAGCGCCGTCGAACGCGGCATCCTCATGACCCGCACCGCACCGCATCTCACCCGCACCCTGCCGCAGCTGGTGCCGCTGCTGCCGTCCATGGGCGCGGCGCAGCGCTATCTGACGCGGGCGGGGTTCCTCGCGGGCGACGCCCTGCGCGCCGCGGCCCGCACCCCCGCGTCAGTGCTGCCGAGGTCCCGCAAAGTCGACGCACGCACCGCTATCGCGCTGTCCCCCACCGTCGCCCGCACGGGCCTCGCCGGCGGCTACGTGAACCACGATGGGCAGTTGGTGGACGACGCGCGCCTCGTCGTCGCCGTCGCACGCACCGCTGCAGAGAACGGCGCGCGGATCCTCACCCGGGTCCGCGCCTCCACGGTCACCGGCTCCGGCGCGACGCTCACCGACACGCTGACCGGCGAGTCGTTCGAAATGCGGGCCCGCGCCGTCGTCAACGCCGCCGGCGTGTGGGCGGGCGAGGTGGACCCGTCGATCAGCCTGCGCCCCAGCCGCGGCACGCACCTGGTGCTCGATTCCGCGACCTTCGGCCACCCCACCGCGTCGCTCACCGTGCCGATCCCCGGAGAGACCAACCGGTTCGTCTTCGTCCTGCCCCAGCAGCTGGGCCGGGTGTACGTGGGGCTCACCGACGAGGATGCGCCCGGCCCCATCCCCGACGAGCCGCAGCCGTCGCCGCAGGAGGTCGACTTCCTGCTCGACACCGTCAACACCGCACTCGACGCGCCTCTCACCCGCGACGACGTCCTCGGGGCGTACGCCGGACTGCGCCCGCTCATCGACTCGGGCGAGGGACGCACCTCGGACCTCTCGCGCGAGCATGCGGTGCTCGAATCCCCCGAGGGCGTCCTCAGCGTGGTGGGCGGCAAGCTCACCGAATACCGGTACATGGCGGAGGACACCGTCGACCGCGTGATCGCGCAACGCGACGTCGACGGCGGACCCTGCCGCACCCGCGACCTCGCACTGGTCGGCGCGCCGATGCACCCGGCCACCGGGACCACCTCCCCGGATCCGTCCGCGCCGGCGGGGCCGCAGTCGCTGCGCGAACGCTTCGGCGACGAGGCGCCCGAGGTGCTCGAGAGCGCCACCTGCACCGACCCCGCGGGGCCGATTGTCGAGGGCATCGACGTGACCCGCGCCGAGGTGGAGTTCGCGCTCACCTGCGAGGGCGCCCTCGACGCCGCGGACGTACTGGACCGGCGCACCCGCATCGGCCTGGTTGCCGCCGACCGGGAACGCGCGCTGGTCGCGGTGCAGGGGTTCTTCTGA
- a CDS encoding exodeoxyribonuclease III — MRFATWNVNSARARIDRITAFLERQDIDVLAMQETKCKDAQFPAERFTELGYEVAHFGVSQWNGVAVVSRVGLEDVATQFPGQPGFHKDPAQDQTVEARALGATCDGVRVWSLYVPNGRELDDPHYTYKLDWLAKLRDQAAGWLEQDGSAQVMLAGDWNVAPTDDDVWDPAFFEGKTHTSQPERDAFDAFADAGYVEVTRAHTPDQYTYWDYTQLRFPKKEGMRIDFAVCSPALAARVTAASIDREERKGKGASDHAPVIVELG, encoded by the coding sequence ATGCGCTTCGCCACCTGGAACGTCAACTCCGCCCGCGCCCGCATCGACCGCATCACCGCGTTCCTCGAGCGCCAGGACATCGACGTCCTCGCCATGCAGGAGACCAAGTGCAAGGACGCCCAGTTCCCGGCGGAACGGTTCACCGAGCTCGGCTACGAGGTGGCGCACTTCGGCGTGAGCCAGTGGAACGGCGTGGCGGTGGTCTCGCGGGTGGGGCTCGAGGATGTGGCGACGCAGTTCCCCGGCCAGCCCGGTTTCCACAAGGACCCGGCGCAGGACCAGACCGTCGAGGCGCGTGCACTGGGCGCCACCTGCGACGGCGTGCGGGTGTGGAGCCTGTACGTGCCGAACGGCCGCGAGCTCGACGATCCGCACTACACCTACAAGCTCGACTGGCTGGCGAAGCTGCGCGATCAGGCGGCCGGGTGGCTCGAGCAGGACGGGTCCGCGCAGGTGATGCTCGCCGGAGACTGGAACGTGGCGCCCACCGACGACGACGTGTGGGATCCGGCGTTCTTCGAGGGCAAGACGCACACCTCGCAGCCTGAGCGCGATGCTTTCGACGCCTTCGCCGACGCTGGTTACGTCGAGGTCACCCGCGCCCACACCCCCGACCAGTACACCTACTGGGACTACACGCAGCTCCGGTTCCCCAAGAAGGAGGGCATGCGCATCGACTTCGCCGTGTGCTCCCCCGCGCTGGCGGCCCGCGTGACCGCGGCGAGCATCGACCGTGAGGAGCGCAAGGGCAAGGGTGCCAGCGACCACGCGCCCGTCATCGTCGAGCTGGGGTGA
- the thiC gene encoding phosphomethylpyrimidine synthase ThiC, whose translation MATSASNTGSVSTTEVGPITTGPITTGTVTTGPIEGSAKHHLPVEGTALQYPVRRIHLTDGTHHDVYDTSGPYTDDAATIDLEAGLPRARDAWARPEPVDGAATQLAWARAGIITDEMRFIAAREGAEPELVRSEVAAGRAVIPANHRHPESEPMIIGKAFAVKINANIGNSAVRSSIADEVEKMVWATRWGADTIMDLSTGKDIHRTREWILRNSPVPVGTVPIYQALEKVGGDPTALTWELYRDTVIEQCEQGVDYMTVHAGVLLRYVPLTAKRVTGIVSRGGSIMAAWCLAHHAESFLYTHFEELCDILRSYDVTFSLGDGLRPGSIADANDEAQFAELRTLGELTRIAKSRGVQVMIEGPGHVPMHKIAENVRLEEQWCEEAPFYTLGPLATDIAPAYDHITSAIGAAMIAQAGTAMLCYVTPKEHLGLPDRDDVKTGVITYKIAAHSADLAKGHPRAQERDDALSTARFEFRWIDQFNLSLDPDTARAFHDETLPAEPAKTAHFCSMCGPKFCSMRISADVREYAAEHGLETQEQIDAAIAGGMAGKSAEFADHGSRVYLPLAESSAGSADA comes from the coding sequence ATGGCCACGTCTGCCTCGAACACGGGATCCGTCTCCACCACGGAGGTCGGCCCCATCACCACCGGCCCCATCACCACGGGCACCGTCACCACCGGCCCCATCGAGGGCTCCGCCAAACACCACCTGCCGGTCGAGGGCACCGCACTGCAGTACCCGGTGCGCCGCATCCACCTGACCGACGGCACCCACCACGACGTCTACGACACCTCCGGCCCCTACACCGACGACGCGGCGACCATCGACCTGGAGGCGGGCCTGCCACGGGCCCGCGACGCATGGGCGCGCCCGGAGCCGGTGGACGGCGCCGCAACCCAGCTGGCGTGGGCCCGGGCGGGGATCATCACCGACGAGATGCGCTTCATCGCCGCACGCGAGGGCGCGGAGCCGGAGCTGGTGCGCAGTGAAGTCGCCGCGGGCCGCGCGGTGATCCCCGCCAACCACCGGCACCCCGAGTCCGAGCCGATGATCATCGGCAAGGCGTTCGCGGTGAAGATCAACGCGAACATCGGCAACAGCGCCGTGCGCAGCTCCATCGCCGACGAGGTGGAGAAGATGGTGTGGGCCACGCGCTGGGGCGCCGACACCATCATGGACCTGTCCACCGGCAAGGACATCCACCGCACGCGCGAGTGGATCCTGCGCAACTCCCCCGTCCCCGTCGGCACCGTGCCCATCTACCAGGCGTTGGAGAAGGTGGGCGGCGACCCGACGGCCCTCACCTGGGAACTGTACCGCGACACGGTGATCGAGCAGTGTGAGCAGGGCGTCGACTACATGACGGTGCACGCCGGGGTGCTGCTGCGCTACGTGCCGCTCACGGCGAAGCGGGTCACCGGCATCGTCTCCCGCGGCGGTTCGATCATGGCCGCGTGGTGCCTGGCCCACCACGCGGAGTCTTTCCTGTACACGCACTTCGAGGAGCTGTGCGACATCCTGCGCTCCTACGACGTCACCTTCTCGCTGGGCGACGGCCTGCGCCCCGGCTCGATCGCCGACGCCAACGACGAGGCGCAGTTCGCCGAGCTGCGCACCCTGGGCGAACTGACGAGGATCGCGAAATCGCGTGGCGTGCAGGTGATGATCGAGGGCCCCGGGCACGTGCCGATGCACAAGATCGCGGAGAACGTGCGGCTCGAGGAGCAGTGGTGCGAGGAGGCGCCGTTCTACACCCTCGGCCCGCTGGCCACGGACATCGCGCCCGCCTACGACCACATCACCTCGGCCATCGGCGCCGCGATGATCGCGCAGGCCGGCACCGCGATGCTCTGCTACGTCACCCCCAAGGAGCACCTGGGCCTGCCGGACCGTGACGACGTGAAGACCGGCGTGATCACCTACAAGATCGCGGCGCACTCCGCGGACCTGGCCAAGGGGCATCCGCGAGCGCAGGAGCGGGACGACGCGCTGTCCACGGCGCGCTTCGAGTTCCGGTGGATCGACCAGTTCAACCTGTCGCTGGACCCCGACACCGCGCGCGCCTTCCACGACGAGACGCTGCCCGCCGAGCCCGCCAAGACCGCGCACTTCTGCTCGATGTGCGGACCCAAATTCTGCTCGATGCGCATCTCCGCGGACGTGCGCGAGTACGCCGCCGAGCACGGGCTGGAGACGCAGGAGCAGATCGACGCGGCGATCGCGGGCGGCATGGCCGGCAAGTCCGCGGAGTTCGCCGACCACGGCTCGCGGGTGTATCTGCCACTGGCCGAGTCGTCCGCGGGGTCGGCGGACGCGTGA
- a CDS encoding PfkB family carbohydrate kinase, whose protein sequence is MTVLPVPAPGRTPPRALTIAGSDSGGGAGIQADMRTMAMSGVHACVAVAAVTVQNTTGVTGVHPIPPGIVAGQIRTVVQDIGIHAAKSGMVAEAPIIEAIVQTCVDVGIGGGHGSAEPHDGANGCTVPLVVDPVCASMHGDPLLEPHSLAALRDLLVPLADLVTPNLDEVRLLTGIEVVDGATQRDAARALVDLGARWALVTGGHLRADADGPAAESTDLLYDGRDWFEYSGPRVHTGDDHGGGDTLAAAVACALATGAAMPDAVAHGKDWVTRCLRWAYPLGAGHGPVSPWWRLQ, encoded by the coding sequence GTGACCGTCCTTCCTGTGCCCGCGCCCGGCCGCACGCCGCCGCGCGCGCTGACCATCGCCGGCTCGGACAGCGGCGGCGGCGCGGGCATCCAGGCGGACATGCGGACGATGGCCATGTCCGGCGTGCACGCGTGCGTCGCGGTGGCCGCGGTGACCGTGCAGAACACGACCGGCGTCACCGGGGTGCACCCGATACCGCCCGGGATCGTCGCCGGCCAGATCCGCACCGTGGTGCAGGACATCGGGATCCATGCGGCGAAGTCCGGCATGGTGGCCGAGGCGCCGATCATCGAGGCGATCGTGCAGACCTGCGTCGACGTCGGCATCGGCGGCGGGCACGGTTCCGCGGAACCGCACGACGGCGCGAACGGATGCACTGTTCCGCTGGTCGTGGACCCGGTGTGCGCGTCGATGCACGGCGACCCCCTGCTGGAACCGCATTCGCTGGCCGCACTGCGCGATCTTCTGGTGCCCCTGGCCGACTTGGTCACGCCGAACCTCGACGAGGTCCGGCTGTTGACCGGCATCGAGGTCGTCGACGGTGCGACGCAACGCGATGCGGCGCGCGCGCTCGTGGACCTCGGCGCGCGCTGGGCCCTGGTGACCGGCGGACATCTGCGCGCCGACGCCGACGGGCCCGCCGCCGAGAGCACCGACCTGCTGTACGACGGCCGCGACTGGTTCGAATATTCCGGCCCGCGTGTGCACACCGGCGACGATCACGGGGGCGGCGACACCCTGGCCGCGGCGGTCGCCTGCGCGCTCGCGACAGGGGCGGCGATGCCCGACGCCGTGGCGCACGGCAAGGACTGGGTGACGCGGTGCCTGCGGTGGGCGTATCCGCTGGGCGCCGGGCACGGCCCGGTGTCGCCGTGGTGGCGGTTGCAGTAG
- a CDS encoding adenylate/guanylate cyclase domain-containing protein: MAEFLDGVRSSARRVDRSPQLVGLVRRARRVLPGDQGFGDPLSVAGDGGARAVARVAERVFPDSTGASREAGFAALQVWQAVREWSGRGEGDAEVTLVFTDLVSFSTWALGAGDEATLRLLRAVAGAVEPEIVARGGRVVKRMGDGLLADFRSPERALEAVVAARAALAGVEVDGYRPVVRVGIHSGHPRRMGDDWLGVDVNIAARMMEAGRDGNVVISEAVRDMLDPLWLQDQDLRLKEHRRFFLHRARGVPEDLRMFRVEGA; this comes from the coding sequence GTGGCGGAGTTCCTCGACGGCGTGCGGTCGTCGGCGCGCCGGGTCGACCGGTCGCCGCAGCTGGTGGGCCTGGTCCGGCGTGCCCGCCGGGTGCTGCCGGGCGACCAGGGCTTCGGCGACCCGCTGTCCGTCGCGGGCGACGGCGGCGCGCGGGCGGTGGCCCGCGTAGCGGAGCGCGTGTTCCCCGATTCCACCGGGGCGTCGCGGGAGGCCGGCTTCGCCGCACTGCAGGTGTGGCAGGCGGTCCGCGAGTGGTCGGGCAGAGGCGAGGGCGACGCCGAGGTGACCCTGGTGTTCACCGACCTCGTCTCGTTCTCCACGTGGGCGCTCGGCGCGGGGGACGAGGCGACGCTGCGGCTGCTGCGGGCGGTGGCGGGGGCCGTGGAACCCGAGATCGTGGCGCGCGGCGGACGCGTGGTCAAGCGCATGGGCGACGGGCTGCTCGCGGACTTCCGCTCGCCGGAGCGGGCCCTCGAGGCGGTCGTGGCCGCCCGCGCGGCGCTGGCGGGTGTGGAGGTCGACGGCTACCGGCCGGTCGTCCGCGTCGGCATCCACAGCGGCCATCCCCGCCGCATGGGCGACGACTGGCTGGGCGTGGACGTCAACATCGCGGCCCGCATGATGGAGGCGGGCCGCGACGGCAACGTGGTGATCTCCGAGGCGGTGCGCGACATGCTCGACCCGCTGTGGCTGCAGGACCAGGACCTGCGGCTCAAGGAGCACCGCCGGTTCTTCCTCCACCGTGCGCGGGGCGTGCCCGAGGACCTGAGGATGTTCCGGGTGGAGGGCGCCTGA
- a CDS encoding ABC transporter permease: MGVVAAERIKLTSTRSPWWCAALIVVLGLGIAVLMAVLSHNTEATQGSDAFVLSATSATGGVNGFGVMIVMIMAALTVTTEYRFGVIRTTFQAIPHRAQVIAVKAAVVSVVSAAIVAVTAFGAFFLAKGIAGSGPAIQMDLDAETWRVLYGVVLYAALAAVLAVAVGALLRQTAAAIALVVLWPLVIEQLFLLFGDVGKDIYVFLPFANINHFLSAHGSTTADFHWGPWGGLVYFVVFTAIVFAISVGVVNKRDA; the protein is encoded by the coding sequence ATGGGAGTCGTCGCAGCGGAACGCATCAAGCTCACGTCCACACGCTCGCCCTGGTGGTGCGCCGCGCTCATCGTCGTGCTGGGGCTCGGCATAGCGGTGCTCATGGCCGTGCTCTCGCACAACACGGAGGCGACGCAGGGCAGCGATGCGTTCGTCCTGTCCGCCACGTCGGCCACCGGGGGCGTCAACGGGTTCGGCGTGATGATCGTGATGATCATGGCGGCGCTCACCGTCACCACCGAATACCGGTTCGGCGTCATCCGCACCACCTTCCAGGCGATCCCCCATCGCGCCCAGGTGATCGCGGTGAAGGCGGCGGTGGTGTCCGTGGTGTCGGCCGCCATCGTCGCGGTCACGGCGTTCGGCGCGTTCTTCCTGGCCAAGGGCATCGCCGGGTCCGGCCCCGCCATCCAGATGGACCTGGACGCGGAGACCTGGCGGGTGCTGTACGGCGTGGTCCTCTACGCGGCGCTGGCCGCCGTGCTCGCGGTGGCGGTGGGCGCGCTGCTGCGGCAGACCGCTGCCGCCATCGCACTGGTGGTGCTGTGGCCGCTCGTCATCGAGCAGCTCTTCCTGCTGTTCGGCGACGTCGGCAAGGACATCTACGTGTTCCTGCCGTTCGCCAACATCAACCACTTCCTCAGCGCGCACGGCAGCACCACCGCGGACTTCCACTGGGGGCCGTGGGGTGGACTCGTGTACTTCGTCGTGTTCACCGCGATCGTGTTCGCCATCAGCGTGGGCGTGGTGAACAAGCGCGACGCGTGA
- a CDS encoding ABC transporter ATP-binding protein: protein MIEVRGLTKHYGSTVAVDDLTFTVKPGIVTGFLGPNGAGKSTTMRMILGLDRPTAGTATVKGVPYGQLSNPLGTVGSLLDAKWVHPNRSARNHLKWMAASNGLPRERVDEVLGLVGLSDVADKRAGGFSLGMSQRLGIAGALLGDPEVLLFDEPVNGLDPEGIVWIRKFMQHLAAEGRTVLVSSHLLSEMALTAQNLVVIGRGRLISDSSVQEFVDFATDTTVRVRGPRLEEIERCLRDGGLGVRREPADPIHPPHLVVSGATTDQVGDMLAARSLALHELAGQSGSLEDAFMKLTGDQVEYHGADADAMLGHVPAGGPPAGPPTAGGAPAGNGPPAGRHAAHGQDADREVR from the coding sequence ATGATCGAAGTCCGAGGACTGACGAAACACTACGGCTCCACCGTGGCCGTCGACGACCTGACATTCACCGTCAAGCCCGGCATCGTCACCGGCTTCCTGGGGCCCAACGGCGCCGGCAAATCCACCACCATGCGGATGATCCTGGGGCTCGACCGGCCCACTGCGGGCACCGCCACCGTCAAGGGCGTGCCGTACGGGCAGTTGAGCAATCCGCTCGGCACCGTCGGTTCGCTGCTCGACGCCAAGTGGGTGCACCCCAACCGTTCGGCGCGCAACCACCTCAAGTGGATGGCCGCGTCCAACGGACTGCCGCGCGAACGCGTCGACGAGGTCCTGGGGCTCGTCGGCCTGTCGGATGTGGCGGACAAGCGGGCGGGCGGTTTCTCGCTGGGCATGTCGCAGCGGCTGGGGATCGCCGGTGCGCTGCTGGGCGACCCGGAGGTGCTGCTGTTCGACGAGCCGGTGAACGGCCTCGACCCGGAGGGCATCGTCTGGATCCGCAAGTTCATGCAGCACCTGGCCGCCGAGGGGCGCACGGTGCTCGTGTCCAGCCACCTGCTCTCGGAGATGGCGCTGACGGCGCAGAACCTCGTGGTGATCGGCCGGGGCAGGCTCATCTCGGATTCGTCGGTGCAGGAGTTCGTGGACTTCGCCACCGACACCACGGTGCGCGTGCGCGGCCCGCGCCTCGAGGAGATCGAGCGATGCCTGCGCGACGGCGGGCTCGGGGTGCGCCGGGAGCCCGCCGACCCGATCCACCCGCCGCACCTCGTCGTCTCCGGCGCCACCACCGACCAGGTGGGCGACATGCTCGCCGCGCGGTCGCTGGCGCTGCACGAGCTGGCGGGCCAGAGCGGCTCGCTCGAGGACGCGTTCATGAAGCTCACCGGCGACCAGGTCGAGTACCACGGGGCCGACGCCGACGCGATGCTCGGGCACGTGCCGGCGGGCGGCCCTCCGGCGGGGCCGCCGACCGCCGGCGGAGCGCCCGCAGGGAACGGGCCGCCCGCGGGCAGGCACGCCGCGCACGGGCAGGACGCAGACAGGGAGGTGCGGTGA
- a CDS encoding thiazole synthase, which translates to MVIAGRELPSRLIMGTGGAANLELLERALVASGTGLTTVAMRRVDAQAGTGVLELLRRLGIGLLPNTAGSRGADEAVLTARLAREALGTEWVKLEVIADERTLLPDAIELVAAAEQLVDEGFVVLPYTNDDPALARRLEDAGCAAVMPLGAPIGTGLGISNPHNIAMIVEQAGVPVILDAGIGTASDAALAMELGCDAVLLATAVTRADDPEMMAAAMAAAVRAGRLARRAGRVPRRFWAQASSPAPDGRG; encoded by the coding sequence CTGGTGATCGCCGGCCGGGAGCTGCCGTCGCGCCTGATCATGGGGACCGGCGGCGCGGCCAACCTGGAGCTGTTGGAGCGTGCGCTGGTGGCGTCGGGCACGGGGCTGACAACGGTGGCGATGCGGCGGGTGGACGCGCAGGCGGGCACCGGTGTGCTGGAGCTGCTGCGGCGCTTGGGCATCGGCCTGCTGCCGAACACGGCAGGCAGCCGCGGCGCCGACGAGGCGGTGCTCACGGCCCGCCTGGCGCGCGAGGCGCTGGGCACCGAGTGGGTCAAGCTGGAGGTGATCGCCGACGAGCGCACGCTGCTGCCCGACGCGATCGAGCTGGTCGCCGCCGCCGAGCAGCTGGTGGACGAGGGTTTCGTCGTGCTGCCCTACACCAACGACGACCCGGCCCTGGCCCGCCGCCTCGAGGACGCCGGGTGCGCGGCCGTGATGCCGCTGGGCGCGCCCATCGGCACCGGTCTGGGCATCTCCAACCCGCACAACATCGCGATGATCGTCGAACAGGCGGGCGTGCCGGTGATCCTCGACGCCGGGATCGGCACCGCCAGCGACGCGGCGCTGGCCATGGAGCTCGGCTGCGACGCGGTGCTGCTGGCCACCGCCGTCACCCGCGCGGACGACCCGGAGATGATGGCCGCGGCCATGGCGGCGGCGGTGCGCGCGGGTCGCCTTGCGCGCCGGGCCGGCCGGGTGCCCCGGCGGTTCTGGGCGCAGGCGTCGTCCCCGGCGCCGGACGGGCGCGGCTGA
- the thiS gene encoding sulfur carrier protein ThiS: MQVQVNGTVHEVPEPCTVARLLDGLGLPDSGVAVARDGIVLPRSAWDAPVADGDGFEVLTAVQGG; the protein is encoded by the coding sequence ATGCAGGTGCAGGTCAATGGCACAGTGCACGAGGTGCCGGAGCCGTGCACGGTGGCCCGGCTGTTGGACGGGCTGGGGCTGCCGGATTCCGGGGTGGCGGTGGCGCGCGACGGGATCGTGCTGCCGAGGTCGGCCTGGGATGCGCCGGTGGCCGACGGCGACGGTTTCGAGGTGCTCACGGCGGTGCAGGGTGGCTAG
- the thiO gene encoding glycine oxidase ThiO encodes MDSAPGIARGAAGTRVDVIGAGVVGAAIAWRAARAGYAVRLFDPLLAPGAAQTGASWAAGGMLAPFSEGRPGEGRVLALGAASLARWPRMARELREQTGVDVLSARGTLMVAADGADADELRAVAAWLGGADGAAVVRTEPLTRAQVRARHRPLARNLRGGLWLAGELAVDNRALLRALRRAAVDAGAVPVASRRESIADADADHVVVTAGTDAAALLPGLPVRPVKGEILRLRRPPVVPPPPPFTVRAAVHGRHVYLVPRDDGLVVGATMYEHGEDRAVTVGGVRDLIADAQTVLPSIAEYELVDAMAGLRPMTPDNLPIIGRVEDGRDGGGAAEDVTAGGGGPRVIAACGHGRNGVLLTAVTADAVLAELAGAPLSEVDGLGPCRFRRDDRQQDGGRRDGIREAG; translated from the coding sequence GTGGATTCGGCACCCGGCATTGCACGCGGAGCGGCCGGCACGCGGGTCGACGTGATCGGCGCCGGCGTGGTCGGCGCGGCCATCGCGTGGCGCGCGGCCCGCGCCGGGTACGCGGTGCGCCTGTTCGATCCGCTCCTGGCGCCCGGTGCGGCGCAGACCGGCGCGTCGTGGGCGGCGGGCGGCATGCTCGCACCCTTCAGCGAGGGGCGGCCGGGGGAGGGCCGCGTGCTGGCGCTCGGCGCGGCGTCGCTGGCCCGGTGGCCGCGGATGGCACGCGAGCTGCGCGAGCAGACCGGCGTCGACGTGCTCAGCGCGCGCGGCACGCTCATGGTGGCCGCGGACGGCGCCGACGCGGACGAACTGCGCGCGGTGGCCGCCTGGCTGGGCGGTGCGGACGGCGCGGCGGTCGTGCGGACGGAGCCGCTCACACGCGCGCAGGTCCGCGCCCGGCACCGGCCGCTGGCACGCAACCTGCGCGGCGGACTGTGGCTGGCGGGGGAGCTGGCGGTGGACAACCGTGCCCTGCTGCGCGCACTGCGGCGGGCGGCCGTGGACGCCGGCGCCGTTCCGGTGGCGTCGCGGCGGGAGTCGATCGCCGATGCGGACGCGGACCACGTGGTGGTGACGGCCGGAACGGATGCGGCTGCGCTGCTGCCCGGGCTGCCGGTGCGGCCCGTCAAAGGCGAGATCCTGCGGTTGCGGCGCCCGCCCGTCGTTCCGCCGCCGCCCCCGTTCACGGTGCGGGCGGCGGTGCACGGACGGCACGTGTACCTGGTTCCGCGCGACGACGGACTGGTCGTGGGGGCGACGATGTACGAGCACGGCGAGGACCGGGCCGTCACGGTGGGCGGCGTGCGCGACCTCATCGCCGACGCGCAAACCGTGCTGCCGTCGATCGCCGAGTACGAGCTGGTGGACGCGATGGCGGGGCTGCGACCGATGACGCCGGACAATCTTCCGATCATCGGCCGGGTCGAGGATGGCCGAGACGGGGGCGGCGCTGCCGAGGACGTCACGGCGGGAGGCGGCGGGCCGCGGGTCATCGCGGCCTGCGGGCACGGCCGCAACGGCGTGTTGCTCACCGCCGTCACCGCCGACGCCGTCCTGGCGGAGCTCGCGGGCGCTCCGTTGTCCGAGGTGGACGGGTTGGGCCCGTGCAGGTTTCGACGGGACGACCGGCAGCAGGACGGTGGTCGCCGGGACGGGATCCGAGAAGCGGGATGA